From the Musa acuminata AAA Group cultivar baxijiao chromosome BXJ3-7, Cavendish_Baxijiao_AAA, whole genome shotgun sequence genome, one window contains:
- the LOC103992545 gene encoding metal tolerance protein 1 isoform X2, which yields MEAQSSHSSQIIDINLDLPGDEPSINRNKICSGSACGFSDSRSNSKDAQERFTSMRKLLIAVVLCIIFMSVEVVGGWEATPRQSYGFFRIEILGALVSIQLIWLLTGILVFEAIARLLHDTGEVQGVLMFIVSAFGLVVNIVMAVLLGHDHGHGHGHGGHDHGHGSHGDGHDEHGHVHSHVNHGHTHHHDDHDHDHEHDAEHGHSHATGHNHAEDSRNKEHLKPLLHQSEEAPASREDVKEKTRNINVHSAYLHVLGDSVQSIGVMIGGAIIWWKPEWKIIDMICTLVFSIIVLVTTIKMLRDILEVLMESTPRQIDATKLEQGLCQLDGVVAIHELHIWAITVGKVLLACHVTITQEADADLVLDMVIGYIKREYNISHVTIQIERQ from the exons ATGGAAGCACAGAGTTCCCATTCCTCGCAGATCATTGATATTAATTTAGATTTGCCAGGGGATGAACCTAGCATAAACCGTAACAAGATATGTAGTGGCAGTGCATGTGGTTTCTCTGATTCCCGATCAAACTCAAAAGATGCCCAAGAGAGATTCACTTCTATGCGCAAGCTACTAATAGCTGTTGTCCTATGCATCATTTTCATGTCCGTTGAAGTTGTTGGAG GATGGGAAGCAACACCACGTCAATCTTATGGCTTCTTCCGTATAGAAATTCTTGGAGCTCTGGTGTCTATCCAGCTTATTTGGCTCTTAACTGGCATCCTAGTTTTTGAAGCTATTGCAAGATTGCTCCATGACACAGGTGAAGTGCAAGGTGTCTTGATGTTTATTGTATCAGCCTTTGGTTTGGTTGTTAATATTGTTATGGCTGTCTTGCTTGGACATGACCATGGCCATGGCCACGGCCATGGTGGGCATGATCATGGTCATGGCAGCCATGGTGATGGTCATGATGAGCATGGCCATGTTCACAGTCATGTAAACCATGGTCACACTCATCATCATGATGATCACGATCATGATCACGAACATGATGCAGAGCATGGTCATAGCCATGCCACTGGCCACAATCATGCAGAGGATTCCAGAAACAAGGAACATCTTAAACCTCTGCTGCACCAATCTGAAGAAGCCCCAGCCAGCAGAGAAGATGTTAAAGAGAAAACAAGAAACATTAATGTGCATAGTGCCTATCTCCACGTCCTTGGTGACTCCGTCCAGAGCATAGGCGTGATGATCGGAGGGGCAATAATATGGTGGAAGCCTGAATGGAAGATAATCGATATGATATGCACGCTTGTCTTTTCCATCATCGTTCTGGTAACAACGATCAAGATGCTTAGGGACATACTTGAGGTCTTGATGGAGAGCACCCCACGGCAAATCGACGCAACCAAACTTGAACAGGGGCTTTGTCAGTTGGATGGTGTTGTGGCCATTCATGAGCTGCACATATGGGCAATCACTGTAGGGAAGGTTCTTCTAGCATGCCATGTGACGATCACTCAAGAAGCAGATGCTGATCTTGTACTCGATATGGTGATTGGGTATATCAAAAGGGAGTATAACATCAGTCACGTAACCATCCAAATAGAACGGCAATAG
- the LOC103992549 gene encoding delta(3,5)-Delta(2,4)-dienoyl-CoA isomerase, peroxisomal: MIETMAEDDETGAAAEAELKKGFETLEVVQPDPSVLVHYIYLNRPAQRNALTPAFFTDLPRALALLDRLPSARAIVLAARGPHFCAGIDLSTLAATSSPRSADRAAASELLRRRILALQATISAVERCRKPVVAAIHGACIGGGLDLVAACDIRCCDDGAFFAVKEVDLALAADLGSLQRLPSIVGYGNAADMALTGRGVPAAEAKAMGLVTRVFPSRAAMEEGVAVLARGLAEKSTVAMMGTKAVMLRSRDLTVDQGLEYVATWNSAMLMSRDLEEAVRAQLEKRKPNFSRL; encoded by the exons ATGATCGAGACCATGGCGGAAGACGATGAAACCggagcggcggcggaggcggagttGAAGAAGGGGTTCGAGACCCTTGAGGTGGTGCAGCCGGACCCCTCGGTCCTCGTCCACTACATCTACCTCAACCGCCCGGCCCAGCGCAACGCCCTCACGCCGGCCTTCTTCACCGACCTCCCCCGCGCCCTGGCCCTCCTCGACCGCCTCCCCTCCGCCCGCGCTATCGTCCTCGCCGCCCGCGGCCCCCACTTCTGCGCCGGCATTGACCTCTCGACGCTCGCCGCCACCAGCTCCCCCCGAAGCGCCGACCGCGCCGCGGCCAGCGAACTCCTCCGGCGCCGGATCCTCGCCCTACAGGCCACGATCTCCGCTGTCGAGCGGTGCCGGAaaccggtcgtggctgcgatccaCGGCGCCTGCATCGGCGGCGGGCTGGACCTGGTCGCCGCCTGCGACATCCGGTGCTGCGACGACGGCGCCTTCTTCGCGGTCAAGGAGGTGGACCTAGCCCTGGCCGCCGACCTGGGTTCTCTCCAGCGGTTGCCGTCGATCGTCGGGTACGGAAACGCCGCCGACATGGCGCTCACGGGGCGCGGGGTGCCGGCGGCGGAAGCGAAGGCGATGGGCCTCGTCACACGGGTCTTCCCCTCGCGCGCCGCCATGGAGGAAGGCGTAGCGGTCCTCGCCAGGG GATTGGCGGAGAAATCGACGGTGGCGATGATGGGGACGAAGGCGGTGATGCTGAGGAGCAGGGATCTGACGGTGGATCAGGGGCTGGAGTACGTGGCGACGTGGAACTCGGCCATGCTCATGTCACGTGACCTGGAGGAGGCCGTCCGCGCCCAACTCGAGAAGCGCAAGCCCAACTTCTCCAGACTCTGA
- the LOC103992545 gene encoding metal tolerance protein 1 isoform X1, with protein sequence MEAQSSHSSQIIDINLDLPGDEPSINRNKICSGSACGFSDSRSNSKDAQERFTSMRKLLIAVVLCIIFMSVEVVGGIKANSLAILTDATHLLSDVAAFAISLFSIWASGWEATPRQSYGFFRIEILGALVSIQLIWLLTGILVFEAIARLLHDTGEVQGVLMFIVSAFGLVVNIVMAVLLGHDHGHGHGHGGHDHGHGSHGDGHDEHGHVHSHVNHGHTHHHDDHDHDHEHDAEHGHSHATGHNHAEDSRNKEHLKPLLHQSEEAPASREDVKEKTRNINVHSAYLHVLGDSVQSIGVMIGGAIIWWKPEWKIIDMICTLVFSIIVLVTTIKMLRDILEVLMESTPRQIDATKLEQGLCQLDGVVAIHELHIWAITVGKVLLACHVTITQEADADLVLDMVIGYIKREYNISHVTIQIERQ encoded by the coding sequence ATGGAAGCACAGAGTTCCCATTCCTCGCAGATCATTGATATTAATTTAGATTTGCCAGGGGATGAACCTAGCATAAACCGTAACAAGATATGTAGTGGCAGTGCATGTGGTTTCTCTGATTCCCGATCAAACTCAAAAGATGCCCAAGAGAGATTCACTTCTATGCGCAAGCTACTAATAGCTGTTGTCCTATGCATCATTTTCATGTCCGTTGAAGTTGTTGGAGGTATTAAAGCAAACAGTCTTGCAATTCTGACTGATGCGACACATCTCCTCTCCGATGTTGCTGCTTTTGCCATCTCATTATTCTCCATATGGGCATCAGGATGGGAAGCAACACCACGTCAATCTTATGGCTTCTTCCGTATAGAAATTCTTGGAGCTCTGGTGTCTATCCAGCTTATTTGGCTCTTAACTGGCATCCTAGTTTTTGAAGCTATTGCAAGATTGCTCCATGACACAGGTGAAGTGCAAGGTGTCTTGATGTTTATTGTATCAGCCTTTGGTTTGGTTGTTAATATTGTTATGGCTGTCTTGCTTGGACATGACCATGGCCATGGCCACGGCCATGGTGGGCATGATCATGGTCATGGCAGCCATGGTGATGGTCATGATGAGCATGGCCATGTTCACAGTCATGTAAACCATGGTCACACTCATCATCATGATGATCACGATCATGATCACGAACATGATGCAGAGCATGGTCATAGCCATGCCACTGGCCACAATCATGCAGAGGATTCCAGAAACAAGGAACATCTTAAACCTCTGCTGCACCAATCTGAAGAAGCCCCAGCCAGCAGAGAAGATGTTAAAGAGAAAACAAGAAACATTAATGTGCATAGTGCCTATCTCCACGTCCTTGGTGACTCCGTCCAGAGCATAGGCGTGATGATCGGAGGGGCAATAATATGGTGGAAGCCTGAATGGAAGATAATCGATATGATATGCACGCTTGTCTTTTCCATCATCGTTCTGGTAACAACGATCAAGATGCTTAGGGACATACTTGAGGTCTTGATGGAGAGCACCCCACGGCAAATCGACGCAACCAAACTTGAACAGGGGCTTTGTCAGTTGGATGGTGTTGTGGCCATTCATGAGCTGCACATATGGGCAATCACTGTAGGGAAGGTTCTTCTAGCATGCCATGTGACGATCACTCAAGAAGCAGATGCTGATCTTGTACTCGATATGGTGATTGGGTATATCAAAAGGGAGTATAACATCAGTCACGTAACCATCCAAATAGAACGGCAATAG
- the LOC103992546 gene encoding selT-like protein, giving the protein MDRVQLLLLGFPVFLFFSDLVNLFSTSPPPPPLKPSSRLHHPHPHPHPHPHPQPHSSPSHHQTADFPTTPQNPEVGGLGYGTTVELKFCVSCSYRGSAMTMKKMLETSFPGIDVILSNYPPAFPKRVLGKVVPVLQIGVIAIITAGDQIFPRLGMAPPPWYFSLRANRFGAIASTWLFGNFLQSTLQSSGAFEVYCDGELVFSKLKEQRFPSEFELRELIGKRIPDSAFGKNLGSVWS; this is encoded by the exons ATGGATCGCGTGCAGCTTCTCCTCCTGGGGTTTcctgtcttcctcttcttctccgacCTCGTCAATCTCTTCTCGACCTCACCGCCCCCGCCTCCTCTTAAGCCTTCCTCTCGCCTCCACCACCCCCACCCTcatccccacccccacccccacccccaaccCCACTCCTCTCCCTCCCATCACCAAACCGCCGATTTCCCCACCACGCCGCAG AATCCGGAAGTCGGTGGACTTGGTTATGGCACCACGGTCGAGTTGAAATTCTGCGTTTCCTGCTCCTATAG GGGTTCTGCAATGACAATGAAGAAAATGCTGGAAACTTCATTTCCTGGGATTGATGTGATATTGTCAAATTATCCCCCAGCCTTTCCAAAACGTGTACTGGGCAAAGTTGTCCCTGTTCTTCAAATAGGAGTTATTGCAATTATAACAGCAGGTGATCAGATATTCCCTAGGCTGGGCATGGCTCCGCCTCCGTGGTACTTCTCCTTGCGTGCCAATAGATTTGGTGCTATAGCATCGACTTGGCTTTTTGGCAATTTCTTGCAATCAACTCTGCAGAGTTCTGGTGCATTTGAGGTTTACTGTGATGGTGAATTG GTTTTCTCCAAACTAAAGGAGCAGAGATTCCCTAGCGAGTTTGAGTTGAGGGAATTAATCGGTAAGAGAATACCTGATTCTGCATTTGGGAAGAACCTTGGAAGCGTTTGGTCTTAA
- the LOC135643362 gene encoding NAC domain-containing protein 83-like gives MERPSFIKHGVLRLPPGFRFHPTDEELVVQYLKRKVLCCPLPAAVIPEINLSKYDPWDLPGEGDGERYFFSLREATYPKGSRSNGATLSGYWKATGKDRAVVASGSNELVGMKKVLVFHRGKPPHGSRTEWIMHEYHCLAACETRGFSFAQRKKFVNSCMRQTKNDWVVCRILKKRAKMLEAGNTSRSYNDGRVRIDHVEFLDVQRSSSSSSSSSSSSCVTDLSSEEGEEGSSNGVNASPPCGSLP, from the exons ATGGAGAGGCCCAGTTTCATCAAGCATGGAGTACTGAGACTGCCTCCCGGGTTTAGGTTCCACCCCACCGATGAGGAGCTGGTGGTTCAGTACCTCAAAAGGAAGGTGCTCTGCTGCCCATTGCCGGCTGCAGTGATTCCTGAGATCAATCTGAGCAAGTACGACCCCTGGGATTTGCCAG gtgaaGGCGACGGAGAACGGTACTTCTTCAGTCTTCGAGAGGCTACGTACCCAAAAGGAAGCCGCAGCAACGGAGCAACCCTCTCCGGCTACTGGAAGGCCACAGGGAAGGATAGGGCGGTCGTAGCTTCGGGGAGCAACGAGCTGGTGGGGATGAAGAAGGTGCTTGTGTTCCACCGGGGGAAACCTCCGCATGGCTCTCGAACCGAGTGGATCATGCATGAGTACCACTGCCTTGCTGCCTGCGAGACCAGAGGCTTCAGCTTCGCACAGAGAAAGAAGTTTGTGAAT AGTTGCATGAGACAGACCAAAAATGACTGGGTGGTCTGCCGCATCTTGAAGAAGCGAGCCAAGATGTTGGAAGCAGGGAACACCAGCCGCAGCTACAATGATGGCCGAGTTCGGATCGACCATGTCGAATTCCTGGATGTGCAGCGttcgtcatcctcctcctcctcttcttcttcatcaagcTGTGTGACTGATCTCTCGTCGGAGGAGGGCGAAGAAGGCAGCAGCAATGGCGTTAATGCTTCGCCTCCATGCGGAAGTCTGCCTTAG
- the LOC135643157 gene encoding protein DWARF 53-LIKE-like: MPTPVSNARACLAAEAGAALDDAVAIARRRAHAQTTSLHVVYALLLSSSPSPSPSPSPATGRTAPGASSAPCSILRDALTRARSSAYSPRLQFKALELCFGVALDRLPSSSSTNRQVAEGSGGGDEPPVSNSLMAAIKRSQANQRRNPDTFHLYQQQQQSAAAAGGASSFSGVKVELQQLVLAILDDPVVSRVFGDAGFRSTDIKLAILRPPPPILRFPRAARCPPLFLCNFSAGDGFETALSPRGLVFPFATAAGQLRSDGSDENCRRIGEILARKSSGRNPMLVGVGAGEAARDFAQAVERQNWAVLPPELRGIKLVSIEKEVVELGTGGGDQLAVGTRLEELGNKAESPGAILNIGDLKGMVEGSSDCDEKESCLVSELTRLLEVYQGRLWVMGWSATYETYMKFLSKHPMLDKDWDLQLLPITSVRTGMGGSLPRPPSLMESFVPFGGFFPTAYDSKGMFSSVYPSGLHYEHCNDKYEQEVSVTLKGHSDSLDDQQNANLPFWLHEPNTVSLNDGFDIAKAKDDKTVFNANAMDLQKKWNDNSQCLHHGCQTTDTDDRPAVPGDIEPSCISNTERTCNHNSENPDDAQNQIGFGILFPISEGTKKITAASKSISLPSLLEPGDKDFFLKLEVRPSKSEQIQRESFQSLQGDDHASPSSVTSVMTDLVLGTLHEPLCNKGNPALQVPKDHSEDLPVCLPSMNVNMVKRNGPDVPVDSFSCVGHQGSLTNGTPQRVLTRSFSQVLNGCSSAYDKPSFISSSTWQKFDLSNYKSFCSSLVDKVGRQEEAISAINQAIVRCKSGERRRGACLRGDIWLSFCGPDKIGKKRVAVALAELIYGSKEDFVCIDLSYQDCVAHPKTICAQQVVNGNDVQFRGKMNVDHIAAELSQKLQSVVFLENVDKADFLVQNSLSQAIRTGKFPDSHGREFSINNAIFILTSPRIQGQTFSQTKECSSFSEETILAASCWQMKIILESSRESISSSPRAPNVSFASSQKLRNNQVYRHSVFVCKRKLDVSHDCRIQYESLMSAKKAHKTAKVVLDLNLPVEEVEVNDNNYSSHEDYSKSETSESWMEDFFDLVDASVDFKPFDFDALADNMLKDINKIFRGAAGPDCLLEIDQKVMEEILAAAWSLEDRGALTKWFEQVLGRSFVELRHRRNLSGHSILRLVACEDAFAQDHAPGVLLPSRIIIS, translated from the exons ATGCCGACGCCGGTTAGCAACGCGCGAGCGTGCCTCGCGGCCGAAGCGGGCGCCGCGCTCGACGACGCCGTGGCCATCGCCCGCCGCCGCGCCCACGCTCAGACCACCTCCCTCCACGTCGTCTACGCCCTACTCCTCtcatcctccccctccccctccccctccccctccccggcCACTGGAAGAACAGCGCCTGGAGCCTCGTCCGCTCCGTGCTCGATCCTCCGTGACGCGCTCACGCGCGCCCGCAGCTCCGCGTACTCGCCCAGGCTGCAGTTCAAGGCGCTCGAACTGTGCTTCGGCGTGGCCCTCGACCGGCTGCCGTCGTCGTCGTCCACCAACCGGCAGGTTGCGGAGGGGAGCGGCGGCGGTGATGAGCCGCCGGTCTCGAACTCGCTCATGGCTGCGATCAAGCGGTCGCAGGCGAACCAGCGGCGGAACCCGGACACGTTCCACCtgtaccagcagcagcagcagagcgcCGCCGCTGCAGGGGGCGCGTCGTCGTTCTCCGGGGTGAAGGTGGAGCTCCAGCAGCTGGTGCTCGCCATCTTGGATGACCCCGTCGTCAGCCGCGTCTTCGGCGACGCGGGATTCCGCAGCACGGACATCAAGCTCGCCATCCTCCGCCCCCCGCCGCCCATCCTCCGCTTCCCCCGTGCCGCCAGATGCCCGCCGCTGTTCCTGTGCAATTTCTCGGCCGGGGATGGATTCGAGACGGCGCTGTCCCCTCGAGGGCTCGTCTTCCCTTTCGCCACCGCGGCCGGGCAGCTCCGCTCCGACGGCAGCGACGAGAACTGCCGCAGGATAGGGGAGATCCTGGCCCGGAAGAGCAGCGGACGGAATCCGATGCTGGTCGGAGTCGGCGCCGGCGAGGCAGCTCGAGACTTTGCCCAGGCCGTCGAAAGGCAGAATTGGGCGGTTTTGCCTCCGGAGCTGCGTGGAATAAAGCTTGTTAGCATCGAGAAGGAGGTAGTCGAACTCGGAACTGGCGGCGGCGATCAGTTGGCGGTCGGCACTCGGCTGGAGGAGTTGGGGAACAAAGCAGAGTCACCGGGAGCGATCTTGAACATTGGGGATTTGAAGGGGATGGTGGAAGGTAGCTCGGACTGCGATGAGAAGGAGAGCTGTTTGGTTTCGGAGCTCACCAGACTGTTGGAGGTCTACCAAGGGAGGTTGTGGGTGATGGGATGGTCGGCGACGTACGAAACCTACATGAAGTTCTTGTCCAAGCATCCAATGCTGGATAAAGATTGGGATTTGCAGCTGCTGCCAATCACTTCAGTGAGGACAGGGATGGGTGGATCACTTCCCAGACCTCCCAG CTTGATGGAGTCATTTGTTCCATTTGGGGGGTTTTTCCCTACCGCATATGATTCGAAAGGCATGTTTAGCAGTGTGTACCCATCAGGGCTCCACTATGAGCACTGCAACGACAAGTATGAGCAAGAAGTTTCTGTTACTCTTAAGGGACATTCAGATTCTCTTGATGATCAACAAAATGCAAACTTGCCTTTTTGGCTGCACGAACCCAATACGGTTAGCTTGAATGATGGATTCGATATAGCAAAG GCTAAAGATGATAAGACAGTTTTTAATGCTAATGCTATGGATTTGCAAAAGAAATGGAATGACAATAGCCAATGCCTCCATCATGGTTGCCAGACAACGGATACAGATGATCGCCCTGCCGTTCCTGGTGATATCGAACCATCATGTATTTCTAACACGGAGAGGACCTGCAATCATAATAGTGAAAATCCTGATGATGCTCAAAATCAAATAGGGTTTGGAATTTTATTCCCTATTTCCGAAGGCACAAAGAAGATCACCGCAGCCAGCAAGAGTATCTCGTTGCCTTCACTTTTGGAACCAGGAGATAAGGACTTCTTCTTGAAACTGGAGGTCAGACCTTCCAAAAGTGAACAGATTCAGAGGGAGAGCTTCCAATCTCTCCAAGGTGATGATCATGCTTCACCTTCCTCTGTAACATCTGTCATGACGGATTTGGTTTTAGGAACTCTTCATGAGCCACTTTGCAACAAGGGAAATCCTGCTTTGCAAGTGCCAAAAGATCATTCGGAGGACTTGCCTGTTTGTTTGCCATCGATGAATGTCAATATGGTCAAAAGAAATGGCCCAGATGTTCCTGttgattctttttcttgcgttGGCCATCAAGGTTCCCTGACAAATGGTACCCCTCAACGTGTCCTGACCcgctcattttcacaggttttgaATGGTTGTTCTTCTGCCTATGACAAACCCTCATTCATCTCATCCAGTACATGGCAAAAGTTTGATTTGAGTAATTACAAATCATTTTGTTCGAGTCTCGTCGATAAAGTTGGCCGACAAGAAGAAGCAATCAGTGCTATTAATCAAGCCATAGTCCGTTGTAAATCTGGTGAAAGACGTCGTGGTGCATGCCTGAGAGGAGATATTTGGCTCAGTTTTTGTGGTCCAGATAAGATTGGGAAGAAGAGAGTAGCAGTGGCTCTTGCAGAATTGATATATGGCAGCAAAGAAGACTTTGTGTGCATTGATCTAAGTTACCAGGATTGTGTTGCCCATCCCAAGACCATCTGTGCCCAACAGGTGGTCAATGGAAATGATGTACAGTTTAGAGGGAAAATGAATGTGGATCATATTGCTGCAGAGCTAAGCCAGAAACTACAATCTGTTGTTTTCCTTGAAAATGTGGATAAAGCTGACTTCCTCGTTCAGAACAGCTTATCCCAGGCTATCCGTACCGGCAAATTTCCTGATTCCCATGGAAGGGAATTTAGCATAAACAATGCCATATTTATCCTGACTTCACCAAGAATTCAAGGCCAAACTTTTTCTCAGACGAAAGAATGCAGTAGTTTCTCTGAGGAGACTATTCTAGCAGCTTCATGTTGGCAGATGAAGATTATCTTAGAATCTTCTCGAGAGTCTATTAGCAGTAGTCCCAGAGCTCCTAATGTCTCATTTGCATCAAGTCAAAAATTGAGGAACAATCAAGTATATCGACACTCGGTTTTTGTATGTAAGCGCAAGCTGGATGTCTCTCATGACTGCAGGATCCAGTACGAAAGCTTGATGTCTGCCAAAAAGGCACACAAGACTGCAAAGGTCGTCTTAGACTTGAATTTGCCTGTAGAAGAGGTTGAAGTGAACGATAACAACTATAGCAGTCATGAAGACTACTCCAAATCAGAAACTTCAGAGTCGTGGATGGAAGATTTCTTTGATCTAGTTGATGCATCAGTGGACTTCAAACCTTTTGATTTTGATGCCCTCGCCGATAACATGTTGAAAGATATAAACAAGATCTTCCGTGGTGCTGCTGGGCCTGATTGTTTGTTGGAGATCGACCAGAAGGTAATGGAGGAGATACTTGCAGCAGCATGGTCATTGGAAGATAGGGGAGCCTTGACTAAATGGTTTGAGCAGGTTCTTGGCAGGAGTTTCGTGGAGTTGAGACACCGGCGCAACCTGTCGGGTCACAGCATCCTTAGACTTGTTGCTTGTGAGGATGCATTTGCTCAGGACCATGCACCTGGTGTTCTCCTTCCTTCAAGAATTATCATAAGTTGA
- the LOC103992544 gene encoding ran-binding protein 1 homolog a, translating to MASNDPDREEEAAAAGEDEDTGAQVAPIVTLSEVAVTTGEEEEDALLDLKAKLYRFDKEGNQWKERGTGSVKLLKHRETGKVRLLMRQVKTLKICANHLVLPSVKIQEHAGNDKSCVWHASDFADGELKEEMFCIRFGSVENCKKFMETVEGIAESSEKNEEKESKDASDAAGLLDKLSVHESKTEKGPEEVPAAAVKADDETEK from the exons ATGGCGAGCAACGATCCCGATCGCGAGGAGGAGGCGGCTGCAGCCGGCGAGGACGAGGACACCGGTGCCCAGGTCGCACCCATCGTCACCCTCTCCGAGGTCGCCGTCACCAccggcgaggaggaagaggacgccCTCCTCGATCT AAAGGCGAAGCTGTACCGGTTCGACAAGGAGGGGAACCAGTGGAAGGAGCGGGGAACCGGGAGCGTGAAGCTTTTGAAGCATCGGGAGACGGGCAAGGTGCGGCTGCTGATGCGCCAGGTCAAGACCCTCAAGATCTGCGCTAACCATCTCG TTCTTCCGTCGGTCAAGATTCAGGAGCACGCCGGGAACGACAAGTCGTGCGTGTGGCATGCGTCGGATTTCGCCGATGGGGAATTGAAGGAGGAGATGTTCTGCATACGATTCGGCTCCGTAGAAA ACTGCAAGAAATTCATGGAGACGGTCGAAGGCATTGCTGAATCTTCTGAAAAGAACGAAGAGAAGGAGAGCAAGGATGCGTCAGACGCTGCTGGACTCCTGGACAAGTTAAGTGTGCATGAAAGCAAAACCGAAAAGGGTCCAGAGGAGGTTCCAGCTGCTGCTGTGAAGGCAGACGATGAAACCGAAAAGTAG